The Salinibaculum sp. SYNS191 genome has a window encoding:
- a CDS encoding alpha/beta fold hydrolase, which produces MPTVQTDDLATYYESRGSGPPVVFVHGAIVDHTQWAPQAAALADEYTTISYDLRGHGRTGGSDRDAYSVELFADDLRGLCEALGVERPVVCGLSLGGAIAQVYAARHPDRLAGLVLADTFGPEPLSRGERLQRRLLVRLVPLVRLVGYEWVERAMVAVQERFDRGVSGNYGSIERIRAEGPRMATDEFDKVVRALAAYEDVDVDLSTVAVPSLVLYGANEASFIRLHVSRLASTLPDATVREVPGGGHASNLDNPDFVTDALREFLAGVDWSESRGPVVGDA; this is translated from the coding sequence ATGCCGACCGTCCAGACCGACGACCTCGCTACCTACTACGAGTCCCGTGGCAGCGGCCCGCCGGTCGTCTTCGTCCACGGGGCAATCGTCGACCACACCCAGTGGGCACCACAGGCGGCGGCGCTCGCCGACGAGTACACGACGATATCTTACGACCTGCGCGGTCACGGCCGGACGGGCGGTTCCGATAGAGACGCCTACTCGGTAGAGTTGTTCGCCGACGACCTCCGCGGACTCTGTGAGGCGCTGGGCGTCGAGCGGCCGGTCGTCTGCGGGCTCTCGCTCGGAGGCGCTATCGCACAGGTGTACGCCGCCCGGCACCCCGACCGACTCGCCGGGCTCGTCCTGGCCGATACGTTCGGTCCGGAGCCGCTCAGTCGGGGCGAACGCCTCCAGCGCCGGCTGTTGGTGCGTCTCGTCCCCCTCGTCCGACTCGTCGGCTACGAGTGGGTCGAGCGCGCCATGGTCGCGGTCCAGGAACGGTTCGACCGCGGCGTCAGCGGCAACTACGGGTCCATCGAGCGCATCCGTGCCGAGGGGCCGCGGATGGCGACCGACGAGTTCGACAAGGTGGTTCGGGCTCTCGCCGCCTACGAGGACGTCGACGTCGACCTCTCCACCGTCGCGGTCCCGTCGCTGGTACTCTACGGCGCGAACGAAGCGTCGTTCATCCGCCTGCACGTCTCGCGACTGGCGTCGACACTCCCCGACGCTACCGTCAGGGAGGTGCCCGGCGGGGGCCACGCCTCGAACCTGGACAACCCCGACTTTGTCACCGACGCTCTCCGGGAGTTCCTGGCTGGCGTCGACTGGTCCGAATCCCGCGGTCCCGTGGTCGGAGACGCCTGA
- a CDS encoding thioredoxin family protein: MVAADSVEVLERDDEAPDFELPGTDGETYSLSDFADNEAVLVVFTCNHCPYAQAKFDELNALAAEYDDVAVVGISSNDPEEYPEDSFEKMQEYVADGTVQYDAYLFDESQEVAAAYGATCTPDPFLFAREDGTFRLVYHGRLDDALNPEEEPTEREMKEHIDSVLAGESVDEEFRPSRGCSIKWKDGNEPEYWN, encoded by the coding sequence ATGGTCGCAGCAGACTCCGTGGAAGTACTCGAGCGCGACGACGAGGCACCGGACTTCGAACTCCCAGGGACGGACGGCGAGACGTACTCGCTGTCGGACTTCGCCGACAACGAGGCCGTCCTGGTCGTGTTCACCTGCAACCACTGCCCGTACGCGCAGGCGAAGTTCGACGAACTGAACGCGCTGGCAGCGGAGTACGACGACGTCGCCGTCGTGGGTATCAGCTCCAACGACCCCGAGGAGTACCCCGAGGACTCCTTCGAGAAGATGCAGGAGTACGTCGCGGACGGGACCGTCCAGTACGACGCGTACCTGTTCGACGAGAGCCAGGAGGTCGCCGCCGCCTACGGCGCGACGTGCACGCCTGACCCGTTCCTGTTCGCGCGCGAGGACGGGACGTTCCGGCTGGTCTACCACGGACGGCTGGACGACGCGCTGAACCCCGAGGAGGAACCGACCGAGCGGGAGATGAAAGAGCACATCGACAGTGTGCTCGCCGGCGAGTCCGTCGACGAGGAGTTCCGCCCCTCGCGGGGCTGTTCGATAAAGTGGAAGGACGGCAACGAACCGGAGTACTGGAACTGA
- a CDS encoding BtpA/SgcQ family protein — MDLQSRFGSASPVVGMVHLPALPGAPQFGGSREHIHDRALGDATTLADGGVDAVLVENFGDAPFYPETVPDHVVAEMTAATGAVGDAVDCPHGVNVLRNDAGAALSVAAASGGAFVRVNVHTGTRVTDQGVLDGQAHETLRQRERIDADVAILADVAVKHSAPIAERDVGELATETIDRGLADGLVVSGPATGARTETDELRTVLDARDDVDADVPVLVGSGVTPENAADLLALADGLIVGTALKEGGATREPVDPERVERLVAAAGER, encoded by the coding sequence ATGGACCTCCAGTCACGTTTCGGGAGCGCGTCGCCGGTGGTCGGAATGGTACACCTGCCGGCGCTGCCCGGAGCGCCGCAGTTCGGCGGCAGTCGCGAGCACATCCACGACCGCGCACTGGGAGATGCGACCACTCTGGCCGACGGGGGGGTCGACGCGGTCCTGGTCGAGAACTTCGGCGACGCGCCGTTCTACCCGGAGACGGTACCGGACCACGTCGTCGCGGAGATGACCGCCGCCACCGGGGCGGTGGGCGACGCAGTCGACTGCCCCCACGGTGTCAACGTCCTCCGGAACGACGCCGGGGCCGCGCTCTCGGTGGCCGCCGCCAGCGGCGGGGCGTTCGTCCGGGTCAACGTCCACACCGGCACCCGGGTGACGGACCAGGGTGTCCTCGACGGGCAGGCCCACGAAACCCTCAGACAGAGGGAGCGAATCGACGCCGACGTCGCGATTCTCGCCGACGTGGCGGTCAAACACTCCGCGCCGATAGCCGAGCGCGACGTGGGAGAACTGGCGACAGAGACCATCGACCGCGGACTCGCCGACGGACTGGTCGTCTCCGGGCCGGCGACCGGCGCACGCACCGAGACAGACGAACTCCGGACCGTCCTCGACGCCCGTGACGACGTCGACGCCGACGTCCCCGTCCTCGTCGGCAGCGGCGTCACGCCCGAGAACGCGGCCGACCTGCTGGCCCTCGCTGACGGACTCATCGTCGGCACGGCGCTGAAGGAAGGCGGCGCGACCAGAGAGCCGGTCGACCCCGAGCGCGTCGAGCGCCTCGTGGCGGCCGCCGGCGAGCGGTGA
- a CDS encoding O-methyltransferase, with the protein MTAGYIDGTVASLAEQLGPDRDDVLREMDRRADEEGFPTVGPAVGGWLALLARLVDARRVFEFGSGFGYSAYWFARALPEDGEVVLTEVDADELADAREYFERGGLADRASFEHGDAIDTVERYDGPFDVVLVDNEKPRYREAFEAVREKVSPGGVVVADNAITAGIVDSEDVLGLLRGEERPDAASGSRGIADYLSHVRGQDDCETALLPLGEGVAVTVVE; encoded by the coding sequence ATGACGGCCGGGTACATCGACGGCACGGTCGCATCGCTGGCGGAGCAACTGGGTCCCGACCGGGACGACGTCCTCCGGGAGATGGACCGCCGCGCCGACGAGGAGGGGTTCCCGACGGTCGGCCCCGCTGTCGGCGGGTGGCTGGCCCTGCTCGCCCGCCTCGTCGACGCCCGCCGCGTCTTCGAGTTCGGTTCCGGCTTCGGCTACTCCGCGTACTGGTTCGCGCGTGCGCTCCCCGAGGACGGCGAAGTCGTGCTCACGGAGGTCGACGCCGACGAACTGGCCGACGCTCGCGAGTACTTCGAGCGCGGCGGTCTGGCCGACCGCGCAAGCTTCGAACACGGCGACGCCATCGACACCGTCGAGCGCTACGACGGCCCCTTCGACGTAGTGCTCGTCGACAACGAGAAACCGCGCTACCGGGAGGCGTTCGAGGCGGTCCGGGAGAAGGTCAGCCCCGGCGGTGTCGTCGTCGCGGACAACGCCATCACTGCCGGCATCGTCGACAGCGAGGACGTGCTGGGGCTACTCCGGGGCGAGGAACGTCCCGACGCGGCCTCGGGCAGCAGGGGCATCGCCGACTATCTCTCCCACGTCCGCGGGCAGGATGACTGCGAGACGGCCCTGTTGCCGCTCGGGGAGGGCGTCGCGGTGACCGTCGTCGAGTGA
- a CDS encoding chemotaxis protein CheC has protein sequence MSLMIDIRKLGLFNKMAKEGGNTVASHLSQMTGMETEMEITKINFIDIPDIKTHVGHQKQIGISIEMLEPPHGHILFLFNAASAKELAHGMIGDMGDTDPSETGFTDMERSAIQEIGNIMTSGFIDGWANVLNTTIDMSTPSFTYGPGSGMVDDLVGGRNDEMALMFDSRVHALESDINVKVYTFPELEELVGLMQEIEV, from the coding sequence ATGAGCCTGATGATCGATATCCGGAAGCTCGGGTTGTTCAACAAGATGGCGAAGGAGGGCGGCAACACGGTCGCGAGCCACCTGAGCCAGATGACCGGGATGGAGACGGAGATGGAGATAACGAAGATAAACTTCATCGACATCCCGGACATCAAGACCCACGTCGGCCACCAGAAGCAAATCGGCATCAGCATCGAGATGCTGGAACCGCCCCACGGGCACATCCTCTTTCTGTTCAACGCCGCGAGCGCGAAGGAACTCGCCCACGGCATGATCGGCGACATGGGCGACACGGACCCCTCCGAGACCGGCTTCACCGACATGGAACGGTCCGCCATCCAGGAGATCGGCAACATCATGACCTCCGGATTCATTGACGGGTGGGCCAACGTGCTCAACACGACCATCGACATGTCGACGCCGTCGTTCACGTACGGCCCCGGCAGCGGGATGGTCGACGACCTGGTCGGCGGCCGCAACGACGAGATGGCGCTGATGTTCGACTCCCGCGTCCACGCGCTGGAGTCCGACATCAACGTCAAGGTCTACACCTTCCCGGAACTCGAAGAACTGGTCGGGCTGATGCAGGAAATCGAAGTCTGA
- a CDS encoding acyl-CoA dehydrogenase family protein, translating into MELLEDSIVPEEVRAVKAEAREFAQEHIAPAAAEYYASGEYPWEILEAGMEAGLVAQDVPEEYGGRGLSLAEVLAIAEEFYRADAGIALTLQLASFGAEIVYEHGSEEQIEEYVRPVAENDQITGLAVSEPETGSDLAGMATTAEKDGDEYVLNGEKYWIGNGVEADWVTVYAKTGDDENNRYGNYSMFIVPTDTEGYDAEHIPEKMGFRASKQAHIVFDDCRVPAENLVGAEGAGFYMLAEFFNHGRVIVAGHGLGLAAAAIEEASAFVHDREAFGRSVDEFQAVQHDLAEMRMEFEASRALTWRAAEKVADQDYPGYWAALAKADATESAVFCAERGMQLHGGRSVLTENRIARVYRDVRIPVIYEGANAVQRNLIYNQAPR; encoded by the coding sequence ATGGAGCTACTGGAAGACAGCATCGTCCCCGAGGAGGTCAGGGCGGTCAAGGCGGAAGCACGGGAGTTCGCACAGGAGCACATCGCGCCAGCGGCGGCGGAGTACTACGCGTCGGGCGAGTACCCCTGGGAGATACTGGAGGCCGGGATGGAGGCCGGCCTGGTCGCACAGGACGTCCCCGAGGAGTACGGCGGGCGCGGGCTCTCGCTGGCTGAGGTGCTGGCAATCGCCGAGGAGTTCTACCGGGCCGACGCCGGCATCGCGCTGACGCTCCAACTGGCGAGTTTCGGGGCCGAAATCGTCTACGAGCACGGGAGCGAGGAGCAAATCGAGGAGTACGTCCGCCCCGTCGCCGAGAACGACCAGATAACCGGGCTGGCGGTCTCGGAGCCGGAGACCGGCAGCGACCTCGCCGGGATGGCAACCACCGCCGAGAAAGACGGTGACGAGTACGTGCTCAACGGCGAGAAGTACTGGATCGGCAACGGCGTCGAGGCCGACTGGGTGACGGTCTACGCGAAGACCGGCGACGACGAGAACAACCGCTACGGCAACTACTCGATGTTCATCGTCCCCACGGACACCGAGGGCTACGACGCCGAGCACATCCCCGAGAAGATGGGGTTCCGGGCCTCGAAGCAGGCCCACATCGTCTTCGACGACTGCCGCGTTCCCGCGGAGAACCTCGTCGGGGCCGAGGGAGCGGGGTTCTACATGCTCGCCGAGTTCTTCAACCACGGCCGCGTCATCGTGGCCGGTCACGGGCTGGGGCTTGCAGCTGCGGCCATCGAGGAGGCGTCGGCGTTCGTCCACGACCGCGAGGCGTTCGGGCGCTCCGTCGACGAGTTCCAGGCGGTTCAACACGACCTCGCTGAGATGCGCATGGAGTTCGAGGCCTCGCGGGCGCTGACCTGGCGGGCGGCAGAGAAGGTCGCCGACCAGGACTATCCGGGCTACTGGGCGGCGCTGGCGAAGGCCGACGCCACCGAGTCCGCGGTGTTCTGTGCCGAGCGCGGGATGCAACTCCACGGCGGCCGGTCGGTGCTGACGGAGAACCGCATCGCCCGCGTCTACCGCGACGTGCGCATCCCGGTCATCTACGAGGGGGCAAACGCCGTCCAGCGCAACCTCATCTACAACCAGGCACCGCGGTAG
- a CDS encoding DICT sensory domain-containing protein encodes MSLSELIGGVEDHEKTLTVFNAEASVVDEFRAAFADRNIEVTSERTASGRPGEFVTLSEDGDVVTATGLEELRALLAEEATLDFEERPYQPLLDHLDETMFTSWDTERMVAASREIEDRAFRVGTGRLHAGFQYVSTLRNELPIYERLASTDVDVHAYAVPDEDPPEHDGVTLHLERAREIENSWFVAFDGGDDEWATCALLAEEREPRKFYGFWTYDRSTVDWIIEHLDTTYGPLTP; translated from the coding sequence ATGTCCCTGTCGGAACTCATCGGCGGCGTCGAGGACCACGAGAAGACACTGACGGTCTTCAACGCCGAGGCGTCGGTCGTCGACGAGTTCCGCGCGGCCTTCGCCGACCGGAACATCGAGGTGACGAGCGAGCGGACCGCGAGCGGCAGACCCGGCGAGTTCGTCACGCTGAGCGAAGACGGCGACGTCGTGACGGCCACGGGACTGGAAGAACTCCGGGCGCTGCTGGCCGAGGAAGCGACGCTGGACTTCGAGGAGCGGCCGTACCAGCCGCTGCTCGACCACCTGGACGAGACGATGTTCACCTCCTGGGACACCGAACGGATGGTCGCGGCGTCGCGGGAGATAGAGGACCGCGCGTTCCGCGTCGGCACCGGCCGGCTCCACGCCGGGTTCCAGTACGTGTCGACGCTCCGGAACGAACTCCCCATCTACGAGCGTCTGGCCTCGACGGACGTCGACGTCCACGCCTACGCCGTCCCCGACGAGGACCCGCCCGAGCACGACGGAGTCACGCTGCACCTCGAACGCGCACGGGAGATAGAGAACTCCTGGTTCGTCGCCTTCGACGGCGGCGACGACGAGTGGGCGACCTGTGCTCTGCTGGCGGAGGAGCGCGAACCCCGCAAGTTCTACGGGTTCTGGACCTACGACAGGTCGACCGTCGACTGGATTATCGAGCACCTCGATACGACGTACGGGCCGCTGACGCCCTGA
- a CDS encoding 2-oxoacid:acceptor oxidoreductase subunit alpha, whose product MTNDTLMWRIAGGSGDGIDSTSQNFAKALMRAGLDVFTHRHYPSRIRGGHTYVEVRASDEPVRSRGDGFNFLLALGDSFARNPQEGAYYGNEELKPLTENLDDLNEGGVIVYDTGQIEDDELAEVDLEARAEENDWHVYPMNLREIAREHGSDVMRNTAGVGATAALLDMDPGHFEDLMRDTMSGDILDANIEILEAAYDRVEEFDESHDLRVPTGTHDGEQALMTGSNAIAYGALDAGCRFISGYPMTPWTDVFTIMSQNLPEFGGISEQVEDEIAAAALALGASHAGVKAMSGSSGGGFALMSEPLGLAEMTETPIVLVEAMRAGPSTGMPTKPEQGDLDFVLYTSQGDSNRVVFAPANVEEAYEQTRAAFELAYDYQLPAIVIYDQKLGGEMRNVSTDLFDREPAPDLGATLTEEEIAEAAHHESGKFERFRHDPENGVSPRSIPGQKGGRFLATGNEHNKVGHISEDPDNRVAQMSRRARKLTSIREELDAKDSSHQTYQGPEDADYGILTWGSQQDTVFEAVDRLNEKGVSVKALGVSDMMPYPEAEVTEFLESVEECVVVEMNATGQFRGLTQRELGRFGPKMSSLLKFDGEPFEPHEIVEGVESSIDGGQPAPHNVKYVPAAGD is encoded by the coding sequence ATGACCAACGACACACTGATGTGGCGTATAGCCGGTGGCTCCGGCGACGGCATCGACTCGACCAGCCAGAACTTCGCCAAGGCGCTGATGCGCGCCGGGCTGGACGTGTTCACGCACCGCCACTACCCGTCCCGAATCCGGGGCGGTCATACGTACGTCGAAGTACGGGCATCCGACGAACCGGTACGGTCGCGCGGCGACGGCTTCAACTTCCTGCTGGCGCTTGGCGACAGCTTCGCCAGGAACCCCCAGGAGGGAGCCTACTACGGCAACGAGGAGCTGAAACCGCTGACCGAGAACCTCGACGACCTCAACGAGGGCGGCGTCATCGTCTACGACACCGGGCAGATAGAGGACGACGAACTCGCCGAGGTCGACCTGGAAGCGCGCGCCGAGGAGAACGACTGGCACGTCTACCCGATGAACCTGCGGGAGATAGCGCGCGAACACGGCAGCGACGTGATGCGCAACACCGCAGGCGTCGGTGCGACCGCCGCGTTGCTGGACATGGACCCCGGCCACTTCGAGGACCTGATGCGCGACACGATGAGCGGCGACATTCTCGACGCGAACATCGAGATTCTCGAAGCCGCCTACGACCGGGTCGAGGAATTCGACGAGAGCCACGATCTCCGGGTCCCGACGGGCACCCACGACGGCGAGCAGGCGCTGATGACCGGCAGCAACGCCATCGCGTACGGCGCGCTGGACGCCGGCTGTCGGTTCATCTCGGGCTACCCGATGACACCGTGGACCGACGTGTTCACCATCATGTCCCAGAACCTGCCCGAGTTCGGCGGCATCTCCGAGCAGGTCGAGGACGAAATCGCGGCGGCCGCGCTCGCGCTGGGCGCGTCCCACGCCGGCGTGAAGGCGATGTCGGGCTCCTCCGGCGGCGGCTTCGCGCTGATGAGCGAACCGCTCGGCCTGGCGGAGATGACCGAGACGCCCATCGTCCTCGTCGAGGCAATGCGGGCCGGTCCGTCGACCGGCATGCCGACGAAGCCGGAACAGGGCGACCTGGACTTCGTCCTCTACACGAGCCAGGGCGACTCCAACCGCGTCGTCTTCGCGCCGGCCAACGTCGAGGAGGCCTACGAGCAGACCCGCGCGGCGTTCGAACTCGCCTACGACTACCAGCTCCCGGCCATCGTCATCTACGACCAGAAGCTCGGCGGGGAGATGCGCAACGTCTCGACGGACCTGTTCGACCGCGAACCGGCACCGGACCTCGGCGCGACGCTGACCGAGGAGGAGATTGCGGAGGCCGCCCACCACGAGTCGGGCAAGTTCGAGCGGTTCCGACACGACCCCGAGAACGGCGTCAGCCCGCGGTCGATTCCCGGCCAGAAGGGCGGGCGCTTCCTCGCGACCGGCAACGAGCACAACAAGGTCGGGCACATCAGCGAGGACCCGGACAACCGCGTGGCACAGATGAGCCGCCGCGCCCGGAAGCTCACCAGCATCCGGGAGGAACTCGACGCCAAGGACTCCTCACACCAGACCTACCAGGGTCCCGAGGACGCCGACTACGGCATCCTGACGTGGGGCAGCCAGCAGGACACGGTGTTCGAGGCCGTCGACCGCCTCAACGAGAAGGGCGTCTCCGTGAAGGCGCTGGGCGTCAGCGACATGATGCCCTACCCCGAAGCGGAGGTCACCGAGTTCTTGGAGAGCGTCGAGGAGTGCGTCGTCGTCGAAATGAACGCGACGGGCCAGTTCCGCGGGCTGACCCAGCGCGAACTGGGCAGGTTCGGACCCAAGATGTCCAGCCTCCTGAAGTTCGACGGCGAACCGTTCGAGCCCCACGAAATCGTCGAGGGGGTCGAATCGAGCATCGACGGCGGTCAGCCCGCCCCACACAACGTGAAGTACGTCCCAGCGGCAGGTGACTGA
- a CDS encoding thiamine pyrophosphate-dependent enzyme translates to MSAFSAIGEDRETDREEFTPGIEPQATWCPGCGDFGVLKALKQAMPEVGRTPDETLLVTGIGCSGKLNSYFDCYGYHSIHGRSLPIARAAKLANPGLEVIAAGGDGDGYGIGGNHFMHTARENHDITYIVFNNEIFGLTKGQTSPTSPKGHKSKTQPHGSAKDPVRPLTLSLASGSSYVARTAAVNPRQAKEILQEAIEHDGFAHVDFLTQCPTWNKDAKEYVPYTDIQDDDEFDFDTGDRMEAAEMMYEAESRLWEGEVLTGRFYHDADRPSYGAEKRSVGEMPEDPLAERYFDDDAQWERTADELIDRHT, encoded by the coding sequence ATGAGCGCATTCTCAGCAATCGGAGAGGACAGAGAGACAGACAGAGAGGAGTTCACACCGGGAATAGAGCCGCAGGCGACGTGGTGTCCGGGCTGTGGCGACTTCGGCGTCCTGAAGGCGCTGAAACAGGCCATGCCCGAAGTGGGTCGGACGCCCGACGAGACGCTGCTCGTGACGGGTATCGGCTGTTCGGGCAAGCTCAACAGCTACTTCGACTGTTACGGCTACCACTCGATTCACGGCCGCTCGCTCCCCATCGCGCGGGCAGCGAAGTTGGCTAATCCGGGACTGGAAGTCATCGCCGCCGGCGGTGACGGCGACGGGTACGGCATCGGTGGCAACCACTTCATGCACACCGCCCGCGAGAACCACGACATCACCTACATCGTCTTCAACAACGAGATCTTCGGGCTGACGAAGGGCCAGACCTCACCCACCAGCCCGAAGGGCCACAAGTCGAAGACGCAACCCCACGGCAGCGCCAAGGACCCGGTGCGACCGCTCACCCTCTCGCTGGCGTCGGGGTCGTCGTACGTCGCGCGGACCGCCGCGGTCAATCCGCGGCAGGCGAAGGAGATTCTGCAGGAAGCGATCGAACACGACGGGTTCGCACACGTCGACTTCCTCACCCAGTGTCCCACCTGGAACAAGGACGCCAAGGAGTACGTCCCCTACACCGACATCCAGGACGACGACGAGTTCGACTTCGACACCGGCGACCGGATGGAAGCCGCGGAGATGATGTACGAGGCCGAGTCGCGACTCTGGGAGGGCGAGGTGCTGACCGGCCGCTTCTACCACGACGCCGACCGGCCGTCCTACGGCGCGGAGAAGCGCAGCGTCGGCGAGATGCCCGAGGACCCGCTCGCGGAGCGGTACTTCGACGACGACGCCCAGTGGGAACGGACCGCGGACGAACTCATCGACCGGCACACGTAG
- the lrpA1 gene encoding HTH-type transcriptional regulator LrpA1 encodes MSAESTEQRILSVLEDDAQASYAEIAERAGVSKPTVRKYIQRLEEEGVIVGYSADVDPKKLSGQSIAIVGVDVESERYVEVTRALKDLESIEALYTSSGDHMLMAEIRASDGDALGDVINEHIASLDGVSAAHPSFLQERLK; translated from the coding sequence ATGAGCGCCGAGTCCACGGAGCAGCGGATTCTGTCGGTCCTGGAGGACGACGCCCAGGCGTCGTACGCCGAGATCGCAGAACGCGCAGGAGTGTCGAAACCGACGGTCAGAAAGTACATCCAGCGCCTCGAAGAGGAGGGCGTCATCGTCGGTTACTCTGCGGACGTGGACCCGAAGAAACTGTCCGGGCAGTCCATCGCCATCGTGGGGGTCGACGTCGAGAGCGAACGCTACGTCGAGGTGACGCGGGCGCTGAAGGACCTCGAATCCATCGAGGCGCTGTACACCTCCAGCGGCGACCACATGCTGATGGCCGAAATCCGCGCCAGTGACGGGGACGCACTCGGCGACGTCATCAACGAACACATCGCGTCGCTGGACGGCGTCAGCGCCGCGCACCCGTCCTTCCTCCAGGAACGACTCAAGTGA
- a CDS encoding DHH family phosphoesterase: MTDRLVLGNGSLGSRLVRSLLDRPGRLLLVTPDENRADVYDEDVTVHVGDPTDRETLQDLAPVDVVIVADEDPTVNVAAARAAREAFPDAHLLAYTGFDATPQKATLETVADTIVDPAATLTDHLLSRVSDSGLKVRQLARVLRSIDRLAIVTHDNPDPDAIASAVALGRIAEQTDCTVDLCYYGDITHQENRAFVNLLEFDLRNLEPDSLLEAYDGFALVDHSRPGVNDGLPEDLPIDVVIDHHPPRAPVEARFVDLRSGVGATSTLLVDYLERLGIQMSEDVATGLLFGIRVDTREFTREVSAADFEAAARLLPAADLGLLERIESPSISAETFDTIGSAIRNRRQEGPVLLSCVGRMRDRDSLAQAADRLLMMEGVSATLVYGIQEGTIYVSGRAQGMDVDLGEVLRDAFGRIGSAGGHADMAGAQITMGVLESVEDRDESLREIVEAVIADRFLEALDAQTGQTVAPVYVPDESADEYLVAEEELPGREPDEAAAADEP, from the coding sequence ATGACTGACCGGCTGGTCCTGGGGAACGGGTCGCTGGGCTCGCGGCTCGTCAGGTCGCTGCTGGACCGGCCCGGCCGACTCCTGCTCGTCACGCCCGACGAGAACCGGGCGGACGTCTACGACGAGGACGTCACCGTCCACGTCGGTGACCCGACCGACAGGGAGACCCTGCAGGACCTGGCCCCCGTGGACGTCGTCATCGTCGCCGACGAGGACCCGACGGTGAACGTCGCCGCCGCCCGCGCCGCCCGCGAGGCGTTCCCCGACGCGCACCTCCTCGCCTACACCGGGTTCGACGCGACGCCGCAGAAAGCGACGCTCGAAACAGTCGCGGACACTATCGTCGACCCCGCGGCGACGCTCACCGACCACCTGCTCTCGCGGGTCAGCGACAGCGGACTCAAGGTCCGCCAGCTCGCCCGCGTCCTCCGCAGCATCGACCGCCTGGCCATCGTCACCCACGACAACCCCGACCCGGACGCCATCGCCAGCGCCGTCGCACTCGGCCGTATCGCCGAGCAGACCGACTGCACCGTCGACCTCTGCTACTACGGCGACATCACCCACCAGGAGAACCGGGCGTTCGTGAACCTGCTCGAGTTCGACCTCCGGAACCTGGAGCCGGACTCGCTTCTGGAGGCCTACGACGGGTTCGCGCTGGTCGACCACTCACGGCCGGGCGTCAACGACGGGCTGCCGGAAGACCTGCCCATCGACGTCGTCATCGACCACCATCCGCCGCGTGCGCCCGTCGAGGCGCGGTTCGTCGACCTCCGGAGCGGGGTGGGCGCGACGAGCACGCTGCTCGTGGACTACCTGGAGCGACTCGGGATACAGATGTCCGAGGACGTGGCGACGGGGCTGCTGTTCGGCATCCGGGTCGACACGCGGGAGTTCACCCGCGAGGTGTCCGCAGCCGACTTCGAGGCGGCGGCGCGGCTGTTGCCGGCAGCGGACCTCGGACTGCTGGAGCGCATCGAGTCGCCGAGCATCAGCGCCGAGACGTTCGACACCATCGGGAGCGCAATCCGGAACCGTCGCCAGGAGGGGCCGGTACTGCTGAGTTGCGTCGGCCGTATGCGCGACCGGGACTCGCTGGCCCAGGCCGCCGACCGCCTGCTCATGATGGAGGGCGTCTCGGCGACGCTCGTGTACGGCATCCAGGAGGGGACGATATACGTCTCGGGGCGCGCCCAGGGGATGGACGTGGACCTGGGCGAGGTGCTGCGCGACGCCTTTGGCCGCATCGGGAGCGCGGGCGGCCACGCCGACATGGCGGGGGCCCAGATAACCATGGGCGTCCTGGAGTCGGTCGAGGACCGCGACGAATCGCTCAGGGAGATCGTGGAGGCGGTCATCGCGGACCGGTTCCTCGAAGCCCTGGACGCCCAGACGGGCCAGACTGTCGCGCCGGTGTACGTGCCGGACGAGAGCGCCGACGAGTACCTCGTCGCCGAGGAGGAGCTGCCGGGTCGCGAGCCGGACGAGGCCGCAGCGGCCGACGAACCGTAG